One genomic segment of Paenibacillus sp. FSL H8-0332 includes these proteins:
- a CDS encoding beta-ketoacyl synthase N-terminal-like domain-containing protein has product MSLEHEYDDNKADIAIIGLSIRLPGIDTVSQFWNLILAGEEVVADTSLQDTVEVTSAEGKHNFICTNTNIRNIENFDATFFNFNIREASLMDPQHRLLLEMAWEALEAAGCDPGTYEGLIGMYAGVYANYYQMFNLMPLLNGNRAASELQMQIASEKDHAAMMAAYKLGLTGPVLNVQSACSSSLVAVHLACESLLTYSSDMMICGGATLGIPQTNGYYYQDNGLLSADGHLRAFDKQATGTLYSDGAGCVVLKRYSDALEDGDTIYAVIKGSAVNNDGALKAGYTAPAVTGQIQVIERAQMNADVSARDISYIEAHGTGTPLGDAIELEALHEVFARHTEKNAFCALGSVKSNVGHTGPAAGIVGLIKTVMALRERILPPAIHADTPHDRLMTGQSPFYLNPVPLEWSSPNQRRLAGVSSFGLGGTNAHVILQEAPALPKGPSLRRSKLFVLSAKSAEALKRKKHSLQQFLSPASEELLADAAFTLQTGRKLFEHRAIWLYGCGGETEWMERETGKKDAPELAGMPLFHFPDLSSFETPELGEWMAEEKVFYSNFVQGNNLAEEWFSKGVEALQAQAAYALTVQISLFKLWESWGIHPSGCQVTGSGLFAAAYACGLLTHEDALYLGSSYTAALATSGEAQDTIVRSYRQRVSSMRTGPMKVPLAAPPGRSQMTHAEWSSSDYWTAYLTDALEDGASVQTSSRNENDRLVLDMNLAESSGSHGTTEWKSVYLLLGKVWMEGYPVNWKAYYQGERRRRIELPAYPFERTRCWVERDDSALDTTGPLQPMVEPVNLRPEQLGGYIAPRTEVERELVAAWELYLGVAPIGINDNYYELGGNSLLAASLHAHLCEQLCVTLRLEVFLEQQTIARLAESIESWRLNSISAKGGH; this is encoded by the coding sequence ATGTCATTGGAGCACGAATATGATGATAATAAGGCGGATATTGCCATTATCGGCCTCTCCATCCGTCTGCCTGGAATTGATACCGTTTCCCAATTTTGGAATTTAATTCTGGCTGGCGAAGAGGTCGTTGCTGACACATCCTTACAGGATACAGTAGAAGTTACTTCTGCGGAGGGAAAGCACAACTTTATTTGCACAAACACCAACATCCGGAACATTGAGAATTTTGATGCTACATTCTTTAATTTCAATATCAGAGAGGCGTCTTTAATGGACCCGCAGCATCGTCTGCTGCTGGAGATGGCTTGGGAAGCACTGGAGGCAGCGGGATGTGATCCGGGAACCTATGAGGGTCTTATCGGGATGTATGCTGGTGTGTACGCGAACTATTATCAGATGTTCAACCTAATGCCGCTTCTTAATGGCAACAGAGCAGCCTCCGAACTCCAAATGCAGATCGCAAGTGAGAAAGACCATGCGGCGATGATGGCCGCTTACAAGCTAGGCCTTACCGGGCCAGTGCTGAATGTCCAGTCTGCCTGTTCCAGCTCGCTGGTTGCTGTACATTTGGCGTGTGAGAGTCTGCTCACTTACTCCAGTGACATGATGATATGCGGAGGGGCGACACTTGGCATTCCCCAAACCAACGGCTATTACTATCAAGATAATGGGTTGTTGTCTGCTGATGGGCATCTCAGGGCGTTCGATAAGCAGGCTACTGGAACCCTATACAGCGACGGGGCAGGTTGCGTCGTACTGAAACGATACAGCGATGCCCTTGAGGATGGCGACACCATTTATGCTGTTATTAAAGGTTCTGCCGTCAATAATGACGGAGCCCTCAAAGCCGGATATACAGCTCCCGCTGTCACAGGTCAGATTCAGGTTATTGAACGCGCACAAATGAACGCTGACGTAAGCGCCAGGGACATCAGTTACATAGAAGCTCATGGTACCGGCACTCCTTTAGGAGATGCGATTGAGCTTGAAGCACTGCATGAGGTATTTGCCAGACATACTGAAAAAAACGCTTTTTGTGCTTTGGGTTCGGTTAAATCTAACGTCGGTCACACGGGACCAGCCGCAGGTATCGTTGGGTTAATCAAGACCGTCATGGCCCTGCGAGAGAGAATACTGCCACCCGCTATTCACGCAGATACACCACATGACAGGTTGATGACCGGCCAGAGCCCGTTTTATCTGAATCCAGTTCCGCTGGAGTGGAGCAGCCCCAATCAACGGCGTCTGGCTGGGGTCAGCTCATTCGGGCTTGGAGGTACCAATGCACATGTTATCCTGCAAGAAGCACCGGCGTTGCCGAAGGGACCTTCCTTGCGGCGCAGCAAATTGTTCGTACTCTCCGCCAAAAGTGCAGAGGCGCTCAAGAGGAAAAAGCACTCCTTGCAGCAATTTCTAAGCCCGGCTTCAGAAGAGCTGTTAGCAGATGCAGCCTTTACATTGCAAACCGGACGGAAGCTGTTTGAGCACCGGGCCATTTGGCTATACGGCTGTGGAGGGGAGACAGAGTGGATGGAACGGGAGACTGGGAAGAAAGATGCCCCTGAGCTTGCGGGCATGCCCTTGTTCCACTTCCCGGATCTATCCAGTTTCGAGACTCCTGAGCTTGGGGAATGGATGGCTGAGGAAAAGGTATTCTACAGCAACTTCGTGCAGGGTAACAACCTGGCAGAGGAATGGTTCAGCAAGGGAGTTGAGGCATTGCAGGCACAAGCCGCATACGCCTTAACCGTGCAGATCTCCTTATTCAAACTCTGGGAGAGCTGGGGAATCCATCCCTCGGGCTGCCAAGTTACAGGCAGCGGCTTATTTGCCGCCGCTTATGCCTGTGGCCTCCTGACTCATGAGGATGCTTTGTATCTGGGCAGCTCCTACACAGCCGCACTCGCAACTTCGGGGGAGGCGCAGGATACCATTGTCCGAAGCTACCGGCAACGCGTCTCCAGTATGAGAACGGGACCGATGAAAGTTCCGCTTGCAGCACCTCCGGGGAGGAGCCAGATGACTCATGCAGAGTGGAGCAGTAGTGATTATTGGACAGCGTATCTCACGGATGCCCTGGAAGACGGAGCCTCAGTACAGACCAGCAGTAGGAATGAGAACGATCGGCTGGTGCTGGATATGAATCTCGCTGAATCTTCGGGGAGTCATGGAACCACAGAATGGAAGAGCGTTTACCTTCTTCTCGGCAAAGTCTGGATGGAAGGCTACCCCGTCAATTGGAAGGCTTATTATCAAGGGGAGCGCCGCCGCCGCATTGAATTGCCTGCCTATCCATTTGAAAGAACACGCTGCTGGGTGGAGCGTGATGATTCTGCACTGGATACTACGGGACCGCTTCAGCCCATGGTGGAACCCGTCAACTTGCGGCCAGAGCAGCTGGGTGGATACATCGCACCAAGAACAGAGGTTGAACGGGAGCTGGTTGCAGCTTGGGAGCTGTATCTGGGGGTGGCCCCGATCGGAATCAACGATAACTATTATGAACTGGGAGGCAACTCGCTGCTGGCAGCTTCCTTACATGCACATCTATGTGAACAGCTTTGCGTGACACTTAGACTTGAAGTTTTTTTGGAGCAGCAGACGATAGCCCGATTAGCCGAATCCATTGAATCCTGGAGATTGAATTCTATATCTGCGAAAGGCGGACACTGA
- a CDS encoding amino acid adenylation domain-containing protein, which yields MDLVNKALHRLSHPQKRIWYTECLHPQTAVHHIGGCVRIHGTLDFPRLETSIQHVIQSHDGLRLRLQAQDGEPQQYVADIHSLQPLPHYDFSSYADPQTVFERWVKTEAAQRFELFDAPLYHIATFKVGELNNGFLLKAHHIICDGWSMDLLTRQILGHYESLGREDISDSAVSEPSYLTYLDLENQYLSSQRCQSNKQFWENKFDVLPEPLFDKRATAPAGRRYTRLLDKQATEQITRILPELNVSLPLFLSAAFGLVLGRYYQREDVILSIPVSNRSSHTKGTVGMFTGNLPLSLHLKEGLSIRAFLQRVRREYSRNLANHKYPFDLLAQQLQLRKNGHGSLYQAAVNYYNTHLLTTVDNMRISNEEFYSGEQAYPVQLMIKDWSEDGTLLFTLDYQTQIIGKDEAETLVDCLLHVLNQMVHTPDLPLKELTLTTERQWKQTLIHYNQPSIHNYSLEKTVMDLYAEQVRLHPNRIALSCAEEQQTFAELAQQVNCLASALTAEFPHVSGVIGVRMHHSPELVIAILAILQCGAAFLPLDPGVPPARAEYMLRDSGAICLLTDLSEEPASGWLIPTRNPRHLLRHRPLSQEAQQRSRPEETAYILYTSGSTGAPKGVKVLHSNLANYITWAAAEYLTSEHEVFAFYSSIAFDLTLTSLFVPLVSGTQLRIYPSSGEDYTLSRILNENRATVIKLTPSHLALMGQERRPNAALRTLIVGGESLKTGLAAAVQQAYGPTLAIYNEYGPTEATVGCMIYRYDPLADKGATVPIGVPAANAKLYILDRDLRPLPPGAKGELYISGPGVADGYVHQPGLTAERFLPDAVNKGNRMYRTGDLVRWGEGGVMEYIGRCDTQLKVRGYRIETEEIEHHLLEMEGIRNAVVMTEGEGPGMELVACIVGGSLTALNIRSRLAGILPGYMVPGRIIFRTEIPLTANGKTNRRQLAQELDDAAVQVKEYEGGGQTEWLLSALRTVLERKEISLEDRFFNLGGDSIKAIQISSLLKNQGLQLSAADILDHPLISEMLLHLTEDKEVHTQGPPEGIIPLTPILSWFFSRELANEDYYLQSMLLEIREDIAMHTLEDSVRQLIQNHDSLRLYYDSVEQQLSYNNELSVAKFQPNVLDLTEFDPTQREQEFLTYTSALKAGIRLTKQDQFPFRACLIIEPGRANRLLLAAHHVCIDGVSWRIILEDLGRLLRGERQWLPKTSSFKHWALALSERAEPLVQRELEYWNGNYNLPDDHWLCFGQPGSGRTTLRTLTFSPAETGLLLEQCQQINGLQPHELLQTALALAFQDTGNWQTQVIWLEGHGREPLFPDMDLSRTTGWFTSLYPVRITAQAGTTVIERRDNILQQFRAVPRKGLGYGILAYGLGLITPAVPRIVFNYLGEFQEDYANGLLRVLNEPTGPDIAEDNATPFVLEINAYILKRILYLELRSPSSMPDKVMEQWMERYKAHFAELLSQPPVHREPSWTPADFDAVDITQEELDSLFK from the coding sequence ATGGATCTTGTGAATAAGGCCTTGCATCGTTTAAGCCATCCCCAAAAGAGAATTTGGTATACCGAATGCCTTCATCCCCAGACAGCCGTACATCATATTGGTGGCTGTGTCCGTATTCACGGAACGCTCGATTTCCCCCGTTTGGAAACTTCGATCCAGCATGTGATTCAGTCTCATGATGGCCTGCGCCTGCGTTTGCAGGCACAAGACGGTGAACCGCAACAATATGTAGCGGATATTCATTCGCTACAGCCGTTGCCCCACTACGACTTCAGTTCATATGCCGATCCCCAGACGGTTTTTGAGAGGTGGGTGAAGACCGAAGCGGCCCAACGATTTGAGCTTTTCGATGCTCCTTTATACCACATCGCTACCTTCAAGGTGGGGGAGCTGAATAATGGTTTTCTCCTGAAAGCCCATCATATCATCTGCGACGGCTGGTCCATGGACCTGCTGACCAGACAAATTCTCGGACATTATGAATCGCTGGGCAGGGAAGACATCTCTGACAGTGCTGTGTCCGAACCCTCCTATTTGACTTATCTCGATCTCGAAAATCAATACCTTAGCTCTCAGCGTTGTCAGAGCAACAAACAATTCTGGGAGAACAAATTTGATGTTCTTCCCGAACCGCTATTTGACAAAAGGGCCACTGCTCCCGCCGGCAGACGTTACACCCGCCTGCTCGACAAGCAGGCCACAGAGCAGATTACCCGTATTCTTCCAGAGCTTAATGTGTCATTGCCCCTATTTTTATCTGCCGCATTCGGTTTGGTATTAGGAAGGTATTACCAGAGAGAAGATGTAATCCTGTCTATACCCGTATCCAACCGCTCTTCTCACACCAAGGGAACCGTTGGCATGTTCACTGGCAATCTGCCGCTGTCGCTGCATCTGAAGGAAGGCCTGTCCATCCGGGCATTTTTACAACGGGTACGCCGTGAATATTCACGTAATCTCGCTAATCACAAGTATCCGTTCGATCTCCTTGCACAGCAGCTTCAGCTGCGGAAAAATGGGCATGGCAGCCTATACCAGGCCGCTGTGAATTATTATAATACCCACCTGTTAACCACCGTGGACAACATGAGGATTAGCAATGAGGAGTTCTACTCCGGCGAGCAGGCTTATCCCGTACAGTTGATGATCAAGGACTGGTCTGAGGATGGCACGTTATTGTTCACTCTGGACTACCAGACTCAGATCATTGGCAAGGATGAGGCTGAAACGCTGGTGGACTGTCTCCTGCATGTATTGAATCAGATGGTGCATACTCCAGACCTCCCATTGAAGGAACTGACCCTGACTACCGAAAGGCAATGGAAACAAACCTTGATTCATTACAATCAGCCTTCTATCCACAACTATTCACTTGAAAAGACGGTTATGGATCTATACGCAGAGCAGGTTCGGCTCCATCCCAACCGGATTGCCCTGAGCTGTGCAGAGGAGCAGCAGACCTTTGCAGAATTGGCGCAGCAGGTTAATTGCCTTGCGTCAGCACTGACCGCAGAATTCCCGCATGTGTCAGGCGTAATAGGTGTACGGATGCATCATTCTCCCGAACTGGTCATTGCAATCCTGGCGATTCTTCAGTGCGGTGCGGCTTTTCTGCCGCTTGACCCCGGAGTTCCGCCCGCCAGAGCGGAGTATATGCTTCGAGACTCGGGGGCAATATGCCTGTTGACCGATCTGTCAGAGGAACCGGCTTCCGGCTGGCTTATCCCCACGCGCAATCCCCGGCATCTGCTCCGGCATAGGCCGTTGTCTCAGGAGGCACAGCAGAGGTCGAGGCCTGAAGAAACAGCTTACATTCTATATACCTCGGGATCTACAGGAGCACCCAAAGGGGTAAAAGTTCTTCACTCTAACCTGGCCAACTATATCACTTGGGCAGCGGCAGAATACTTGACCTCGGAACACGAGGTGTTCGCCTTTTATTCCTCAATTGCCTTTGATCTGACGCTGACATCCTTATTCGTACCCCTAGTCAGCGGCACCCAGTTGAGGATATACCCCTCCAGTGGCGAGGACTATACCTTGAGCCGGATTCTGAACGAGAACAGGGCTACAGTAATCAAGCTTACCCCATCCCATCTTGCGCTTATGGGGCAAGAACGGAGGCCGAATGCTGCCTTGCGGACACTGATTGTGGGCGGGGAGAGTCTCAAGACCGGTCTTGCGGCGGCTGTTCAGCAAGCCTACGGTCCTACTCTGGCTATTTATAACGAATACGGGCCAACGGAAGCAACCGTAGGCTGTATGATTTACCGTTATGATCCCTTAGCAGACAAGGGAGCAACCGTGCCTATCGGAGTACCTGCTGCAAATGCGAAGCTATATATATTGGATAGGGATTTGCGGCCCCTGCCTCCAGGCGCGAAGGGAGAACTCTACATTTCCGGCCCCGGTGTTGCAGATGGCTACGTCCATCAACCCGGGCTGACGGCGGAACGCTTCTTGCCGGATGCAGTGAACAAAGGCAACCGGATGTATCGTACGGGGGATCTGGTCCGGTGGGGTGAAGGCGGTGTGATGGAATATATCGGCCGCTGTGATACCCAGCTTAAGGTTAGAGGCTACCGAATCGAGACGGAAGAGATCGAACATCACCTGCTGGAGATGGAGGGTATCCGTAATGCAGTTGTCATGACGGAGGGTGAAGGTCCCGGCATGGAACTGGTCGCCTGTATTGTCGGAGGCTCGCTTACAGCGCTCAATATCCGCAGCCGTCTAGCAGGCATCCTGCCTGGATACATGGTCCCGGGACGTATCATTTTTAGAACAGAGATTCCGCTCACTGCTAATGGGAAGACCAATCGGAGACAGCTTGCACAAGAACTAGATGACGCCGCAGTACAGGTCAAGGAGTACGAAGGGGGGGGCCAGACTGAATGGCTTTTATCCGCACTGCGGACCGTTCTGGAGCGTAAGGAAATCAGCCTGGAGGACCGTTTTTTCAATCTGGGCGGGGATTCCATCAAAGCCATTCAGATTTCAAGCCTACTCAAAAATCAAGGACTTCAACTCAGCGCGGCAGATATTCTGGATCATCCTCTCATTAGCGAAATGCTTCTGCATCTCACTGAAGATAAAGAGGTTCATACACAGGGGCCGCCGGAGGGAATCATCCCGTTGACACCGATCCTGTCGTGGTTCTTCTCCCGTGAGCTTGCGAATGAAGACTACTATCTGCAATCGATGCTGCTGGAGATCCGGGAAGATATTGCCATGCATACCCTTGAAGACAGTGTAAGGCAGTTGATTCAGAACCATGACTCCTTGCGCTTGTATTATGACTCTGTAGAGCAGCAGCTCTCCTATAACAACGAACTTTCTGTGGCTAAGTTTCAGCCTAATGTACTTGATTTGACCGAATTTGATCCTACACAACGGGAGCAAGAGTTCCTGACGTATACCTCTGCACTGAAGGCAGGCATACGCCTTACTAAGCAGGATCAGTTCCCTTTCCGCGCCTGCTTAATTATTGAGCCGGGACGTGCTAATCGTCTGCTGCTAGCGGCTCACCATGTCTGTATAGACGGTGTCTCATGGCGGATTATTTTGGAGGATTTGGGACGATTGCTTCGGGGAGAACGCCAGTGGCTGCCCAAAACATCATCGTTCAAGCACTGGGCGCTGGCACTGAGCGAACGCGCTGAACCGCTGGTCCAGCGGGAGCTGGAATATTGGAATGGAAATTACAACCTCCCAGATGATCATTGGCTTTGTTTTGGGCAACCGGGTAGTGGACGCACAACACTTCGTACGCTGACGTTCAGCCCTGCTGAAACGGGGCTATTGCTTGAACAGTGCCAGCAGATTAACGGTCTGCAGCCCCATGAGCTGCTGCAGACTGCACTTGCCCTGGCATTTCAGGATACCGGGAACTGGCAGACGCAGGTCATTTGGCTGGAAGGACATGGCCGGGAGCCCTTATTCCCTGACATGGATCTCTCGCGTACCACTGGCTGGTTCACCAGTCTGTATCCGGTCAGAATCACCGCTCAGGCCGGTACAACTGTAATCGAGAGGAGGGATAACATCCTCCAACAGTTCAGGGCGGTGCCCCGCAAAGGTCTGGGATATGGCATTTTAGCTTATGGATTGGGACTGATTACACCGGCTGTTCCCCGGATTGTGTTCAATTATCTTGGGGAATTTCAGGAGGATTACGCGAATGGGCTGTTGCGTGTTCTGAATGAACCCACAGGACCGGATATAGCTGAAGACAATGCAACACCATTCGTACTGGAGATCAACGCTTATATTCTGAAGCGCATACTGTATCTGGAGTTGCGTTCTCCCTCCAGTATGCCGGACAAGGTCATGGAGCAGTGGATGGAGCGGTATAAAGCCCACTTTGCAGAACTCCTCAGTCAACCGCCTGTTCATAGGGAGCCAAGCTGGACGCCCGCTGATTTTGATGCGGTGGATATAACGCAGGAGGAATTGGATTCGTTATTCAAGTAA
- a CDS encoding alpha/beta fold hydrolase, producing the protein MTIKLFTIPYSGSSAAIYLKWRTLLPANIEVVPLEFPGRGKRFGSKLCDSMESLIDDLVQHMGSQLQGSPYALYGHSLGGLAAYELSVRLLESGQALPVHVFFSGCNPPHLRYGEEQLHKLPDELFLQEILKLGGTAQELVNHSELMRVFLPIIKADYRIYELYAGNGRRVKLPVDCTVMVGTDDPLMPAENGIEWEQYISGSMKIKNLPGGHFFIHDRQDDVIAAIQDALAVHK; encoded by the coding sequence ATGACTATCAAGCTTTTTACAATTCCTTATTCCGGCAGCTCCGCAGCCATCTATCTGAAATGGAGGACCCTGCTGCCGGCCAATATCGAAGTGGTTCCCCTTGAATTTCCAGGCAGAGGCAAACGGTTCGGGTCCAAGCTATGCGACAGTATGGAGTCATTGATTGACGATCTTGTACAGCATATGGGCAGCCAGCTTCAGGGGAGTCCCTATGCGCTGTACGGACACAGCCTGGGAGGACTGGCGGCTTATGAACTGAGTGTGCGGCTTCTGGAGAGCGGACAGGCGCTTCCGGTACATGTCTTCTTCTCCGGCTGTAATCCACCGCACCTGCGTTATGGAGAGGAGCAACTGCATAAACTGCCTGACGAGCTATTCCTTCAAGAAATTCTCAAGCTGGGCGGTACGGCTCAGGAACTGGTTAATCATTCAGAGCTAATGAGAGTTTTCCTGCCGATCATCAAAGCGGACTATAGAATCTACGAGTTGTATGCCGGCAACGGCCGGCGCGTGAAGCTTCCGGTGGATTGCACGGTCATGGTCGGCACCGATGATCCCTTGATGCCTGCAGAGAACGGGATAGAGTGGGAGCAGTATATCAGCGGGAGCATGAAGATCAAAAATCTGCCCGGCGGGCACTTTTTCATTCATGACCGTCAGGATGATGTGATCGCCGCCATTCAGGATGCACTTGCCGTTCATAAGTGA
- a CDS encoding serine hydrolase domain-containing protein, with protein sequence MNRLLIKMLCVCMLLGIAAMPPASANTANSGISAESVDKYVLKLMDQMDLPGVSVAVLRGDKTYVKGYGKADASRNIPVTPDTLFEIGSNSKAFTSVGLLLLVERGLVDLEAPVTRYLPWLTLQARGESAEPTVGHFLNQTSGLGSDSVAQIDPSTEDTALQDTVRGLSEQPLWSKPGTQFLYSTGNYDVLGAIIEAVSGMSYESYMSAEIFQPLGLELTTAGRAILQGGKEISQGYKPGLIGNREYQAPVYRGNTPAGYILSSATDMARWLNLQMNPAAAPSALGGAIARAQIPDETVKATLTPPYITSFRYGGGWLVFNKGDHTLFSHGGNNPNFSSYVLFDPVQQIGVAVLGNRNTTATYAICEGLYALQQDLSPAAAPMDTMDTANLAGQIMILICTALCLWLLYAWVKDLRLIRNGRRLRRGPSFSLYAKTSGLVILAALIMGVTWYIPKMLFWGYPWRFIVVWAPFTIVPAMIMTAITGTMFSALRLLKMWFPLNPAVLTDNRTQPQVIQEEASL encoded by the coding sequence ATGAACCGCTTGCTAATCAAAATGCTCTGTGTCTGTATGCTGCTTGGCATAGCTGCGATGCCGCCAGCTTCGGCAAATACTGCTAATAGCGGGATTTCAGCTGAGTCCGTTGATAAATATGTGCTTAAGCTGATGGATCAGATGGATCTTCCCGGTGTCTCTGTAGCGGTGCTTCGCGGTGACAAGACTTATGTTAAGGGGTATGGAAAAGCTGATGCCAGCCGGAATATACCGGTAACCCCAGACACCTTGTTCGAAATTGGCTCCAACAGTAAAGCCTTCACCAGTGTCGGTCTGCTGCTGCTTGTCGAACGAGGGCTTGTAGACCTGGAAGCGCCAGTAACCCGCTATCTGCCATGGTTAACACTGCAAGCAAGAGGGGAGTCTGCCGAACCAACGGTTGGGCATTTCCTTAACCAGACCAGTGGGCTGGGCAGTGATTCCGTTGCGCAGATAGATCCGTCCACCGAAGACACCGCACTTCAGGATACGGTGCGCGGACTAAGCGAGCAGCCGCTCTGGTCTAAACCGGGGACCCAATTTCTGTACTCCACCGGTAATTATGATGTGCTTGGTGCAATTATTGAAGCTGTGAGCGGGATGTCCTATGAATCTTATATGTCCGCTGAAATCTTTCAGCCTTTGGGTTTAGAGCTGACAACCGCAGGCAGGGCGATATTGCAAGGCGGCAAGGAAATCTCCCAAGGCTACAAGCCTGGACTTATCGGCAACAGAGAGTATCAAGCCCCCGTCTACCGCGGGAATACACCCGCAGGCTACATCTTGTCGAGCGCTACGGATATGGCCCGCTGGTTGAATCTGCAGATGAACCCGGCAGCGGCGCCTTCAGCGCTTGGGGGAGCCATTGCCCGTGCACAGATTCCTGATGAAACGGTCAAGGCAACACTAACTCCTCCGTATATAACATCTTTTCGCTATGGGGGTGGCTGGCTAGTATTTAACAAAGGAGATCATACCCTTTTTTCACACGGAGGCAATAATCCCAATTTCTCTTCGTACGTCTTGTTTGATCCAGTCCAACAAATCGGAGTTGCTGTTCTGGGTAACCGGAATACGACGGCGACTTACGCCATTTGCGAAGGACTATATGCCTTGCAGCAAGATCTGAGTCCTGCCGCCGCACCCATGGATACTATGGACACAGCGAATCTCGCAGGACAGATCATGATCCTTATTTGTACGGCTCTATGTCTCTGGCTGCTCTACGCATGGGTCAAGGATCTGCGCTTGATCCGCAATGGCAGACGGCTGCGCAGGGGACCTTCTTTCTCCCTATACGCCAAGACATCAGGTTTGGTGATCCTGGCCGCTCTTATTATGGGCGTGACCTGGTATATACCCAAAATGCTTTTTTGGGGTTATCCCTGGAGATTTATTGTCGTATGGGCACCGTTTACGATAGTTCCGGCTATGATTATGACCGCAATTACAGGAACGATGTTCTCCGCCTTAAGACTGTTAAAAATGTGGTTCCCGCTAAACCCAGCAGTGTTAACGGACAACCGGACACAGCCGCAAGTGATTCAAGAGGAGGCTTCCTTATGA